The following are from one region of the Sardina pilchardus chromosome 4, fSarPil1.1, whole genome shotgun sequence genome:
- the LOC134077964 gene encoding uncharacterized protein K02A2.6-like, which produces MLSNAGKVFQEGIGTLKHMKAQIVLEDEAVPKFHKARQVPYALRPKVENELHILENEGILSKVDWSEWATPIVPVVKGNGSVRICGDFKVTINPVLKAEQYPLPRIDDIFAALGQGKRFSKIDLAQAYLQMEMDETSKKYLTINTTKGLYQYNRLVFGIASAPAIWQKAMEQVLQGIPNTQCYLDDIVITGINDDDHLANLEKVLKRLEDFGLRANKAKCEFFQDTIEYCGHKIDKDGLHKCKDKIDAVLQAPPPQNVTQLRSFLGLLPLKLACDASPYGIGAVLSHRVADGTERPIAFASRSLNAAERNYAQIDREALSLVWGVKKFNQYLYGKHFTLLTDHKPLVSIFNPTKGVPAMAAAPLNIKALFSMGMLTDFPGCRYNRHRRKTPKNS; this is translated from the exons ATGCTCTCAAATGCAGGAAAAGTCTTCCAGGAGGGGATTGGAACGTTGAAGCACATGAAAGCACAGATTGTGTTGGAAGATGAGGCAGTCCCCAAATTTCATAAAGCTCGACAGGTACCGTATGCCCTTCGTCCGAAAGTCGAGAATGAGCTCCACATACTGGAAAACGAGGGCATATTATCCAAAGTTGACTGGTCTGAATGGGCGACGCCTATAGTTCCAGTAGTGAAAGGAAATGGCTCGGTACGTATCTGTGGGGATTTTAAAGTAACCATCAATCCAGTCCTGAAAGCTGAACAATACCCCTTACCGCGTATTGATGACATATTTGCAGCACTGGGCCAGGGTAAGCGGTTCTCAAAGATTGATCTAGCACAGGCGTACTTACAGATGGAGATGGACGAGACTTCTAAAAAGTACCTGACGATCAACACCACAAAAGGTCTCTATCAGTACAACCGCCTGGTCTTCGGCATTGCCTCAGCTCCAGCAATATGGCAGAAGGCCATGGAACAAGTTCTGCAAGGCATACCAAATACACAGTGCTATTTGGACGACATTGTTATTACCGGAATCAATGATGACGACCATCTTGCAAACCTGGAAAAAGTACTCAAGAGATTGGAAGATTTTGGATTACGGGCCAACAAAGCCAAGTGTGAGTTTTTCCAGGATACCATTGAATACTGTGGTCACAAAATTGACAAAGATGGACTACACAAATGCAAAGACAAAATTGATGCTGTCTTACAGGCACCGCCACCACAGAATGTTACTCAATTGCGATCATTCTTAGGCTTG TTGCCACTGAAACTTGCTTGCGATGCTTCCCCATACGGGATTGGAGCAGTGCTATCACACAGGGTTGCTGATGGAACAGAGCGACCAATAGCATTTGCCTCAAGATCTTTGAATGCAGCAGAACGCAACTATGCGCAAATTGATCGAGAAGCTCTTAGTTTGGTCTGGGGAGTGAAGAAGTTCAATCAGTACTTGTACGGAAAACACTTCACGCTTCTTACAGATCATAAACCGCTAGTGTCAATTTTCAACCCAACTAAGGGGGTTCCAGCAATGGCTGCTGCAC CATTGAATATAAAGGCACTCTTCAGCATGGGAATGCTGACGGACTTTCCCGGCTGCCGCTACAACCGCCACCGCCGGAAAACACCAAAGAACTCGTGA